In Schlegelella aquatica, one DNA window encodes the following:
- a CDS encoding non-ribosomal peptide synthetase: MPVALHTHASPYPDVAAMLRMRAGPAGGRTAVAFLRHDLEVEERLTFTQLLHQSLRVAQHLMQHTRQGDRVLLALAPGLDFVRAFWGCVLSGRIAVPVPDSDALRQRHAAARLQTIITDADASLVLSHRARCAQAEQAAHAWHAIEDATLSDPAKPADLPRLDPQGVVYLQYTSGSTSAPKGVVLTHAQVLAQCVQARRAMGMGRDSRTLCWLPHYHDYGLVSGLLWPMAAGGTSYLMSPLTFLRDPLRWLQAVARFRITHTGAPNFAFAACAKAIESGARLHGRLDSLQWLTCGAEPIHAPTIERFLRLTVPHGLRPSAFRAGYGMAETVLSITVPVRAGGLRVLRCDPRSLTDGHAVHVNGQGSEHARILVACGSPAPTMTVRVVDPESREPLPAGQVGELWVRGPFVGSGYWRRPQESSATFEAHTSAAEGPFLRTGDLGFIDRGQIYITGRLKDLIIVRGRNHHPQDIEWTVQRSAPAVRSGRGCAFAVDAPDGEALVIVQELERRHGVQDFGLLCNSIREAVSAEHGIVPSAIVLVRAGAVPVTSSGKVQRAACKQLYSSGLLVAVHQESRQGPQLPAARAEAELTPQAPTKDLRPSGTPASAAACKDYLRALVAQLTDRAPDEIDDRLSLFGCGLDSLAVFQMLRSVENWLGRPLDHARFLTARSLEALAADLAEQARFAHPSTVAACQTNSPAPEAATLSPAQQGMWVLDRLQPPGTYHLAVSLLVSGTLDTAALERCLERIVDRHRVLRTTIAQRGEALEVTVGGPGRVPVEVIEVPQARLEDTALVARMRADACEPFPFDGTPLLRARLYRDAAERSVLLLVTHHLVFDGWSFDLLLCELAEFSEQERTGVRLDLPPATGYDEYALEHHRLLTGPEGERLLEYWRGKLAAFEPVELLPDRPPPAHASFRAEHQGLRLPAPLLERVRQLSLRLQTTPYVVMLAAFKALLARYTGQDDITVGSPSACRLHARHEKTVGYFSNTLVLRTTLEGDPSFETLVRRVSETTVEAHAHQAYPSDHLVAALGLPRVPGRNPLYPVVFAWRQRGVSDVRLPGACAEVRPFPLGIAKTDLWVECTQTHGGVELEYEYSADLFDAETIQNLARHHLTLLEAALAAPETPLSRLPLLSEPELERLLHTWNDTHRHYPLELAAHELFDQVAAEAPDAPAVTFGQSQLSYDALHRRADQLAALLRERGVAPGDLVAIAMHRSLELPIAMMAVLKAAAAFLPIDPDYPGPRISFMLADSKVKCVLTQSHLRGAFSGAGGDVQVLCVDEMPLVEAVSLRVRTPLPADSAAYAIYTSGSTGTPKACLLTHRGLTNHLLWLRETLRLGPGDRVLQKTSISFDASVWEFLAPLVSGATVVLAEPDSHRDPAALIRQIRTHRVTILQMVPSALRALVEQGELEHCLTLRHLVCGGEALDWDLVHRCRALLPDVRIGNFYGPSEASDDATHWEVGEDGPRAGVVPLGRPIANTRTLILDRHGRLVPPRVAGELHIGGAGLGRGYLGRPDLTAERFIEDPYRPGERLYRTGDIARYRHDGVIEFLGRADFQVKVRGHRVELGEVEAALRSIEGIDDAAVAASCDTTATKLIAYVVGPRVRDAEVLARLRDLLPEYMCPNAVVSVPRLPRLPNGKLDRKALPSPAPAHAELEHVPPRSPTEQLLWEVWRDVLRHGGFGVHDDFFSLGGHSLLATQVLARLRKVCQADLPLRTIFSARTIAELAPAVEAARHATHELLPDDLHHRPPLDRAQPLPVSYSQRRMWLVQQFDPDSTAYNIPYAVELKGPLDLDSLLRCAQALVERHEAFRTSFALQGDEPMQKISPAADLPLVIEDFSSAAAGEDRKAKALRWLEAHAAVPFDLSTPPLHRLFLAKLDDRHHLMMWLVHHAIGDEWSGTILLKEFAALYGAAADTPPALPAIEVAYADYAAWQRATYGPAALAPQLAYWRYQLQGMTPLDLPTDRPRLAGRSSAGRQVSAALPADLLAAVRETGIAHGATPFMVLLAGFKVLLSRICGQQDVAVGTPIANRTHFAAEHLVGTLVNTLVMRCSLEGDPTFGELVERVRQTALDAYDHQDVPFDFLVERLQGEGSARKDLGISVLFNVLNAPLEEVRLTGGLRLAPLEVDRGSAQFDLSMHVDTEFAHRVTIEYAADLFSPETAGRWLESYLLLLRQALADPRRRVSSISLMTPSDVACLEQWNATVQEVPSELCVHDLLATQARARPHACAVTAAQQRVSYADLDEKSNRLAHELRAHGAARGSLVGLCLPRGLDMLVAQLAILKCGAAYVPLDPAFPAERLAYMADDAQLALLVTSSPLAGLLPWPRERSVLLDIDTPRIERHPSTPLPRDERSARPEDPAYVIYTSGSTGRPKGVVVPHRAVVNFLLSMAREPGLAPSDRLLAVTTLSFDIAVLELLLPLAVGAQIVMASRDEAMDGQALHALLLSSQATVMQATPSTWRMLLEAGWQGSASFKALIGGEPLPADLAEQLLARTGELWNMYGPTETTVWSTCGRVSSLHSGISIGRPIANTQVHILDERGQPCPIGVPGEICIGGLGLASGYWRRPELTAERFIDDPQRPGHRLYRTGDRGRWRHDGWLEHQGRLDSQVKLRGYRIELGEIEAQLASHPGVARCVVALREDHPGDARLLAYVVPDGPAPQPAALREHLRRTLPEYMLPQHFVMLEAIPLLPNGKIDRKALPAPPSAARSTAAASLVPPTTAAEIAIAEVWQRLLGIEHVSCSDNFFDLGGHSLLAMRAASDIEARLGVRLPVRRLIFESLSQIAAACSPAPPPSPPSYRRPWLARVLQALSGRVSEHEAS; the protein is encoded by the coding sequence ATGCCCGTCGCCCTCCACACGCATGCATCGCCGTACCCTGATGTCGCCGCGATGCTGCGGATGCGTGCCGGGCCCGCGGGCGGACGCACGGCAGTGGCGTTCCTGCGTCACGACCTCGAGGTCGAGGAGCGGTTGACCTTCACGCAGCTGCTGCATCAGTCGCTGCGGGTCGCGCAGCATCTGATGCAGCACACCCGGCAGGGGGACCGGGTCTTGCTGGCCCTCGCCCCCGGACTCGACTTCGTCCGCGCCTTCTGGGGCTGCGTCCTCAGCGGCCGCATCGCCGTTCCCGTCCCGGACTCCGACGCCCTGCGGCAACGCCATGCCGCGGCCCGCCTCCAAACCATCATCACCGACGCCGACGCCTCGCTCGTCCTGTCTCATCGGGCACGGTGCGCGCAGGCCGAGCAAGCTGCGCACGCCTGGCATGCGATCGAGGACGCTACTCTCAGCGATCCTGCGAAGCCGGCCGACCTACCCCGCCTCGATCCGCAAGGGGTGGTCTACCTGCAGTACACCTCCGGATCCACGTCTGCGCCCAAGGGCGTGGTGCTCACCCATGCCCAGGTGCTCGCGCAATGCGTGCAGGCGCGCCGAGCCATGGGGATGGGACGCGACAGCCGCACGCTGTGCTGGCTCCCGCACTACCACGACTACGGCCTCGTTTCGGGGTTGTTGTGGCCGATGGCAGCCGGGGGCACCAGCTACCTGATGTCGCCGCTGACGTTCCTGCGCGATCCGCTTCGCTGGCTGCAAGCGGTGGCGAGGTTTCGCATCACGCACACCGGCGCGCCCAACTTCGCCTTCGCCGCATGTGCGAAGGCGATCGAGTCCGGAGCCCGGCTGCACGGTCGCCTGGACAGCTTGCAGTGGCTCACCTGCGGCGCCGAACCGATCCACGCCCCAACGATCGAGCGCTTCCTGCGCCTGACGGTCCCTCATGGTTTGCGCCCTTCGGCCTTCCGCGCGGGCTACGGAATGGCGGAAACGGTGCTGTCCATCACGGTTCCCGTCCGCGCTGGTGGATTGCGGGTGTTGCGCTGCGACCCCCGCTCGCTGACGGACGGCCATGCGGTCCACGTCAACGGCCAGGGAAGCGAGCACGCCAGGATCTTGGTGGCGTGCGGCTCGCCCGCCCCCACCATGACGGTACGGGTGGTCGATCCGGAATCGCGCGAGCCCCTTCCCGCAGGCCAGGTCGGCGAGCTTTGGGTCCGCGGCCCCTTCGTCGGAAGCGGCTATTGGCGTCGCCCGCAGGAAAGCAGCGCGACGTTCGAAGCACACACGTCGGCCGCAGAGGGACCTTTCCTGCGAACGGGGGACCTCGGTTTCATCGACCGCGGCCAGATCTACATCACCGGACGCCTCAAGGACCTGATCATCGTCCGGGGACGCAACCACCACCCCCAGGACATCGAATGGACGGTCCAGCGCAGCGCCCCCGCTGTGCGCTCCGGGCGGGGATGCGCCTTCGCCGTCGACGCACCGGATGGCGAGGCCCTGGTCATCGTCCAGGAGCTCGAACGACGGCATGGCGTGCAGGACTTCGGCCTCTTGTGCAACTCCATTCGTGAGGCAGTGTCCGCCGAGCACGGCATCGTGCCGAGCGCGATCGTGCTGGTGCGCGCCGGGGCGGTGCCCGTCACGTCGAGCGGAAAGGTGCAACGCGCCGCCTGCAAGCAGCTTTACTCGAGCGGCCTCCTTGTCGCGGTCCACCAGGAGAGCCGGCAGGGTCCGCAGCTCCCTGCTGCCCGCGCCGAAGCCGAACTCACACCGCAAGCGCCCACGAAGGATCTGCGGCCCTCGGGCACGCCCGCGAGCGCGGCCGCATGCAAGGACTACCTTCGCGCCCTGGTGGCGCAGCTCACGGACCGGGCCCCCGACGAGATCGACGATCGCCTCTCGCTGTTCGGCTGCGGTCTGGACTCGCTCGCGGTCTTCCAGATGCTGCGTTCGGTGGAGAACTGGCTCGGCCGCCCCCTGGACCATGCGCGGTTCCTCACGGCGCGCAGCCTGGAGGCTCTGGCCGCGGATCTTGCCGAGCAGGCGCGCTTCGCACATCCGTCCACGGTCGCGGCTTGCCAGACGAACAGCCCGGCACCGGAGGCGGCGACCCTGTCTCCGGCGCAGCAAGGCATGTGGGTGCTCGACCGCCTGCAGCCGCCCGGCACCTATCACCTCGCCGTGTCGCTCCTCGTGTCCGGCACTCTCGACACCGCTGCATTGGAGAGGTGCCTGGAGCGCATCGTCGATCGCCACCGCGTCCTCAGGACGACCATCGCTCAGCGTGGAGAAGCGCTCGAAGTCACGGTCGGCGGCCCGGGCCGGGTGCCGGTCGAGGTGATCGAGGTGCCGCAGGCCCGGCTGGAAGACACCGCACTCGTCGCCCGCATGCGAGCCGATGCCTGCGAGCCGTTTCCTTTCGACGGCACGCCGCTGTTGAGAGCGCGCCTCTATCGCGACGCCGCAGAGCGAAGCGTGCTGCTGCTCGTGACCCACCACCTGGTGTTCGACGGCTGGTCCTTCGATCTGTTGCTCTGCGAGCTGGCGGAATTCAGCGAGCAGGAGCGAACCGGCGTGCGCTTGGACCTCCCTCCGGCCACGGGCTATGACGAGTACGCGTTGGAACACCACCGCCTGCTCACCGGCCCTGAGGGCGAGCGGCTGCTCGAGTACTGGCGCGGCAAGCTCGCCGCCTTCGAGCCTGTGGAGCTCCTCCCCGACCGTCCGCCGCCGGCGCACGCCAGCTTCCGCGCCGAGCATCAGGGGCTGCGGCTCCCGGCCCCGCTGCTCGAGCGTGTCCGGCAGCTGTCCCTGCGCCTGCAGACGACACCGTACGTAGTCATGCTGGCCGCCTTCAAGGCGCTGCTTGCCCGCTACACCGGCCAGGACGACATCACCGTCGGTTCTCCCAGCGCGTGTCGATTGCATGCCCGGCACGAGAAGACGGTCGGCTACTTCTCCAACACCCTGGTCCTGCGCACCACGCTCGAAGGCGATCCGTCCTTCGAGACCCTGGTGCGCAGAGTCAGCGAGACCACCGTCGAGGCCCATGCGCATCAGGCGTATCCCTCCGATCACCTGGTGGCCGCGCTCGGCCTGCCCCGCGTGCCGGGCCGCAACCCGCTCTACCCCGTGGTCTTCGCGTGGCGTCAACGCGGCGTGTCGGACGTGCGCCTGCCCGGGGCCTGTGCCGAGGTCCGCCCCTTCCCGCTCGGGATCGCGAAGACCGACCTTTGGGTCGAGTGCACGCAGACGCACGGTGGCGTCGAGCTCGAGTACGAGTACAGCGCCGACCTGTTCGACGCAGAGACCATCCAGAACCTGGCCCGGCACCACCTCACCCTCCTCGAGGCCGCCCTCGCGGCCCCCGAGACGCCGCTGTCGCGCCTTCCGCTGCTCAGCGAACCGGAGCTCGAGCGGCTTCTCCACACCTGGAACGACACGCATCGGCACTATCCTCTCGAGCTTGCGGCACACGAGCTGTTCGACCAGGTGGCCGCCGAGGCCCCGGACGCGCCGGCCGTGACGTTCGGGCAGTCGCAGCTGAGCTACGACGCCTTGCATCGGCGTGCGGATCAGCTCGCGGCGCTCCTGCGCGAGCGCGGTGTCGCCCCCGGTGACCTCGTCGCGATCGCGATGCACCGCTCGCTGGAGCTGCCGATCGCCATGATGGCCGTGCTCAAGGCCGCAGCCGCCTTCTTGCCGATCGACCCCGACTACCCGGGCCCTCGCATCTCGTTCATGCTCGCCGACAGCAAGGTGAAATGCGTGCTCACGCAAAGCCACCTGCGCGGCGCCTTCAGCGGGGCAGGCGGGGACGTGCAAGTCCTCTGTGTCGATGAAATGCCGCTCGTCGAGGCAGTGAGCCTGCGCGTGCGCACACCGCTTCCGGCCGACAGCGCGGCCTATGCCATCTACACCTCCGGCTCGACGGGCACCCCCAAGGCCTGCCTGCTCACGCACCGGGGGTTGACGAACCATCTGTTGTGGCTGCGCGAGACGCTGCGGCTGGGCCCCGGAGACCGCGTCCTGCAGAAGACGTCGATCAGCTTCGATGCCTCGGTCTGGGAGTTCCTCGCGCCGCTGGTCAGCGGCGCGACGGTGGTACTCGCCGAACCCGATTCGCACCGCGATCCCGCCGCCCTGATCCGCCAGATCCGCACGCACCGGGTGACGATCCTCCAGATGGTCCCGTCCGCGTTGCGGGCGCTCGTCGAGCAAGGCGAGCTGGAACACTGCCTCACCCTGCGGCACCTGGTCTGCGGAGGAGAAGCCCTGGACTGGGATCTGGTGCACCGCTGCCGCGCCTTGCTGCCCGACGTCAGGATCGGCAACTTCTATGGCCCGAGCGAGGCCTCGGACGATGCCACGCACTGGGAAGTCGGCGAGGACGGCCCCCGAGCCGGGGTCGTTCCCCTGGGGCGTCCCATCGCCAACACGAGGACGCTCATCCTCGACCGGCACGGTCGATTGGTTCCCCCGCGGGTGGCGGGCGAGCTGCACATCGGAGGTGCCGGCCTGGGTCGAGGCTATCTCGGCCGGCCCGACCTCACCGCCGAGCGCTTCATCGAGGACCCGTACCGCCCGGGCGAACGCCTCTATCGCACCGGCGACATCGCACGCTACCGGCACGACGGGGTCATCGAGTTCCTTGGCCGCGCGGACTTCCAGGTCAAGGTGCGCGGCCACCGGGTGGAACTCGGCGAAGTGGAAGCGGCGCTGAGGTCGATCGAGGGCATCGACGATGCCGCCGTGGCCGCTTCCTGCGACACGACGGCGACGAAGCTCATCGCCTACGTGGTCGGCCCTCGCGTCCGCGATGCCGAAGTGCTCGCGCGTCTGCGCGACCTGCTGCCCGAGTACATGTGCCCCAATGCGGTCGTCTCCGTGCCTCGGCTCCCCCGTTTGCCGAACGGCAAGCTCGACCGCAAGGCCTTGCCCTCGCCCGCCCCGGCGCATGCCGAGCTCGAACACGTGCCCCCGAGGAGCCCCACGGAGCAACTGCTCTGGGAGGTCTGGAGGGATGTCCTGCGGCACGGCGGCTTCGGCGTGCATGACGACTTCTTCTCGCTGGGCGGCCACTCGCTGCTCGCCACGCAGGTGCTCGCTCGGCTGCGCAAGGTGTGTCAGGCGGATCTTCCCCTGCGAACGATCTTCTCCGCACGCACCATCGCAGAGCTCGCCCCTGCGGTCGAGGCCGCCCGCCACGCCACCCACGAGCTGCTGCCGGATGACTTGCACCACCGCCCACCCCTGGACCGCGCGCAGCCGTTGCCGGTCTCCTACTCGCAGCGACGGATGTGGCTGGTCCAGCAGTTCGACCCGGACTCCACGGCCTACAACATCCCCTATGCCGTCGAACTGAAGGGCCCGCTCGACCTGGACTCGCTGCTGCGCTGTGCGCAAGCGCTGGTCGAGCGCCACGAGGCGTTCCGCACCTCCTTCGCCTTGCAAGGCGACGAGCCCATGCAGAAGATCTCGCCCGCCGCGGATCTGCCGTTGGTGATCGAAGACTTCTCCTCGGCCGCCGCGGGTGAGGACCGCAAGGCGAAGGCCCTACGATGGCTCGAGGCCCACGCCGCCGTGCCGTTCGACCTGTCGACGCCGCCCCTGCACCGCTTGTTCCTGGCGAAGCTCGACGACCGACACCACCTGATGATGTGGCTCGTGCACCATGCCATCGGAGACGAGTGGTCGGGAACGATCCTCCTGAAGGAGTTCGCCGCCCTGTACGGGGCTGCGGCCGACACGCCCCCCGCGTTGCCGGCGATCGAGGTCGCGTATGCCGACTATGCCGCCTGGCAGCGCGCGACCTACGGGCCTGCCGCGCTGGCGCCTCAACTGGCCTACTGGCGATACCAGCTCCAGGGCATGACGCCTCTCGATCTGCCCACGGACCGCCCGCGGCTCGCAGGGCGCTCGTCGGCGGGACGGCAGGTCAGCGCGGCGCTGCCCGCCGATCTTCTGGCCGCGGTGCGAGAGACGGGCATCGCCCACGGGGCCACGCCCTTCATGGTGCTTCTTGCCGGCTTCAAGGTGCTCCTGTCGCGCATTTGCGGGCAGCAGGACGTGGCCGTCGGCACCCCGATCGCCAACCGCACGCATTTCGCGGCGGAGCACCTGGTAGGGACCTTGGTGAACACGCTGGTCATGCGGTGTTCCCTCGAGGGTGACCCCACTTTCGGGGAACTGGTGGAGCGCGTGCGGCAGACCGCGCTCGACGCCTACGATCATCAGGACGTTCCCTTCGACTTCCTCGTCGAGCGCCTCCAGGGCGAGGGATCGGCACGCAAGGACTTGGGCATCAGCGTGTTGTTCAACGTGCTGAACGCCCCGCTCGAGGAGGTGCGCTTGACGGGCGGGCTGCGTCTGGCTCCCCTCGAGGTGGATCGAGGTTCCGCCCAGTTCGACCTCTCGATGCACGTGGACACGGAGTTCGCGCATCGCGTCACCATCGAGTACGCCGCCGACCTGTTCAGCCCTGAGACAGCCGGGCGCTGGCTGGAGTCCTACTTGCTCCTGCTGCGACAGGCGCTGGCCGATCCTCGCCGACGCGTCTCGTCGATCTCGCTGATGACGCCGAGCGACGTGGCCTGCCTGGAGCAATGGAACGCCACCGTGCAGGAAGTGCCGTCGGAGCTGTGTGTCCATGACCTGCTGGCCACGCAGGCACGGGCGCGGCCGCACGCGTGCGCGGTGACCGCCGCTCAGCAGCGCGTCAGCTACGCCGATCTCGACGAGAAGTCGAACCGTCTGGCGCACGAGCTGCGCGCGCACGGGGCGGCGCGCGGCTCGCTGGTGGGGCTGTGCCTGCCGCGCGGGCTGGACATGCTGGTCGCTCAGCTGGCCATCCTCAAGTGCGGCGCCGCCTATGTCCCGCTCGATCCGGCCTTCCCCGCCGAGCGCCTGGCCTACATGGCCGACGACGCCCAGCTCGCGCTGCTGGTGACCTCCTCGCCCCTGGCGGGCTTGCTGCCCTGGCCGCGCGAGCGCAGCGTCTTGCTCGACATCGACACCCCTCGCATCGAGCGCCACCCGAGCACGCCGCTGCCCCGCGACGAGCGTTCGGCCCGCCCCGAGGACCCGGCCTATGTGATCTACACCTCCGGCTCCACCGGTCGCCCCAAGGGCGTGGTCGTGCCTCACCGCGCGGTCGTCAACTTCCTGCTCAGCATGGCGCGCGAGCCGGGCCTGGCCCCCTCGGACCGCCTGCTGGCCGTCACCACGCTGTCGTTCGACATCGCCGTGCTGGAGTTGCTGTTGCCCCTGGCCGTGGGCGCTCAGATCGTGATGGCCAGCCGCGACGAGGCCATGGACGGCCAGGCCCTGCATGCGCTGCTGCTGTCCTCGCAGGCCACCGTGATGCAGGCCACGCCTTCGACCTGGCGCATGCTGCTGGAGGCCGGCTGGCAAGGCAGTGCCTCGTTCAAGGCCCTCATCGGCGGTGAGCCGCTGCCGGCGGATCTGGCCGAGCAGTTGCTCGCGCGCACCGGCGAGCTGTGGAACATGTACGGCCCCACCGAGACCACCGTGTGGTCCACCTGTGGTCGCGTCTCGTCGCTGCACTCGGGCATCAGCATCGGGCGGCCCATCGCCAACACGCAGGTGCACATCCTCGACGAGCGCGGCCAGCCCTGCCCCATCGGCGTGCCCGGCGAGATCTGCATCGGCGGGCTGGGGTTGGCCTCGGGCTATTGGCGCCGCCCCGAGCTCACCGCCGAGCGCTTCATCGACGATCCGCAGCGCCCGGGCCACCGGCTCTACCGCACCGGCGACCGCGGTCGCTGGCGTCATGACGGCTGGCTCGAGCACCAGGGGCGGCTGGACTCGCAGGTCAAGCTGCGCGGCTACCGCATCGAGCTCGGCGAGATCGAGGCCCAGCTGGCCTCGCACCCGGGTGTGGCGCGCTGCGTGGTGGCGCTGCGCGAGGACCACCCCGGCGATGCGCGGCTGCTCGCCTATGTGGTGCCCGACGGCCCCGCGCCTCAGCCCGCGGCGTTGCGCGAGCACCTGCGGCGCACTCTGCCCGAGTACATGCTGCCGCAGCACTTCGTCATGCTCGAGGCCATCCCCCTGCTGCCCAACGGCAAGATCGACCGCAAGGCCCTGCCCGCGCCGCCTTCGGCCGCACGCAGCACCGCCGCCGCCTCGCTCGTGCCGCCCACCACCGCCGCCGAGATCGCCATCGCCGAGGTCTGGCAGCGCCTGCTCGGCATCGAGCACGTCAGCTGCTCCGACAACTTCTTCGACCTCGGCGGCCACTCCCTGCTGGCCATGCGCGCCGCCTCCGACATCGAAGCACGCCTGGGCGTGCGCCTGCCCGTGCGACGCCTCATCTTCGAATCCCTCTCTCAGATCGCAGCCGCGTGCAGCCCGGCGCCGCCGCCCAGCCCGCCGTCCTACAGGAGGCCCTGGCTGGCACGCGTCCTGCAGGCACTGTCTGGGCGGGTCTCGGAGCACGAGGCGTCGTGA